The Flavobacterium galactosidilyticum nucleotide sequence TATTGATTCTAAATTAAGAAGTAATTAACAATTTTGAATATCCGAATTTGTAATTTTGAAGATCATAAAAAAAACGAACAACTATGAAAAAAATAATTATTGCATTGGCAATTATTTTAGCTAATTTTTCTATTGAGGCACAAGTTAAAACTCCTCAATCTAGCCCAAAAGCAACGATACAGCAATCAGTAGGTCTGACTGATGTAGAAATTGAATATTCACGACCAAGTGCTAGAGGAAGAGCTGTTTTTGGTAATTTGATTCCTTTTGGAAAAGTATGGAGAACTGGAGCTAATGAGAACACAACAATATCTTTTAGTGATGATGTAGTTATTGACGGTAAAACCTTAAAGAAAGGTAAATATTCGTTATACACAGTTCCTAAAATAGAAAGTTGGGAAATAATTTTCTATAAAACGACTGATAACTGGGGTAATCCAGAAGAATGGAAAGAAGAAAATGTAGCGTTAAGAGCAACTGTTAAACCAGAAACTTTAAATAAAAGTGTAGATACATTCACAATTGGTATAAGTGGTTTAGATAATAATTTTGCTTTCTTAGAAATCTCATGGGAGAACTCCTATGTAGCTCTAAAGTTTGAAGTACCAACTCAGAAAAAAGCAACTGCTAATATTGAAAGAGCATTGTCGGGACCAGCTTCTGCTGATTACTTTGCTGCTGCTCAGTTTTTATTTCAATCAAATGGAGATAATGTAAAAGCATTAGAATACATAAATAAATCTTTAGAATTGGCTAAAGACAAGCCATTTTGGTATAACAGACTGAAATCATTAATTCAAGCAAAATTAGGTGACAAAAAAGGAGCTATTGAGAGCGCTAAAGCATCTCTTGCAGCTGCTGAATTAGCAAAAAATCAAGATTACGTAAAAATGAATAAAGATAGTATCGCTGAGTGGAGTAAAAGTTAAATTAAAAGATCTTATATAAAAAATCCCGTCTCGCTTCAAATCGTGACGGGATTTTTTATGTTTAGTTATTTATATATTGAAAAGTTAAGAAGAATAACAAACCGCAGATTCACAAATTTTTAACCTGTGAATCTGCGGCTGATTAATTGTATTCTAATTATTCCATTAGTGTTTCTAAAACTATCGCTTGTTTCTATAAATCATTCTTAATAATAAAGTAGCGAATCCTTATTTATAAAAAGCTATAAAAAAAGTTAACCGCAAATTCACAAATTTTTTAATCTGTGAATCTGCGGTTGATTACTTGTATTCCAATTATTCTTTTATTGTTTGTTCGACCATCGCTTTGTCATTTCTAAAAATCGTCCATTGTAATAATAACGAAATAACAATAGTTAATGTCGCACCTATAAAGTTAAGCCATAAATAACCTAGTTTTTCTTGTCCGCTTGGATAGATATAAATTGCATAGTAGTAGATGATGAAAATTGTTAATTGACTTACTACTGCGCTGTAAAAAATAGCTTTAGACTGTACATTTTTTAAATAGAAACCAACGAGGAAGATACCCAATACAGTTCCATAAAATATAGATCCGATGATATTTACTAATTGGATTAAATTTTCGAATAAAGTTCCAACACAAGCAAAAAGTATAGCTATTATTCCCCATAATAAAGTGAAAAATTTAGTAGCATACAGATAATGTCTTTCTGACTTTTCTACTTTTACATTTCGTTTATAAATATCAATTGCTGTTGTAGAGGCTAACGCATTCAAACCGGAAGCAGTTGACGACATCGCTGCTGAAATGATAACGGCTAGCAACAATCCGATAAGACCTTTAGGCAGATAATTTAAGATAAAGTGAAAAAACACATAATCTTTATCATTGGTTTCGCTATTGCGATCTGCTTTTAGAATAATATCTTTCGCTCGGTCACGTAAATCTTTTTCTTTATTGGACAACGTTACTAGCTCTTTTCTTAAGGTGGGATTGTCATAATCTTGATTCAGTTGATCGATGTACAATAAGTTAATTACTTTTTTATCTTCGGATAAAT carries:
- a CDS encoding DUF2911 domain-containing protein → MKKIIIALAIILANFSIEAQVKTPQSSPKATIQQSVGLTDVEIEYSRPSARGRAVFGNLIPFGKVWRTGANENTTISFSDDVVIDGKTLKKGKYSLYTVPKIESWEIIFYKTTDNWGNPEEWKEENVALRATVKPETLNKSVDTFTIGISGLDNNFAFLEISWENSYVALKFEVPTQKKATANIERALSGPASADYFAAAQFLFQSNGDNVKALEYINKSLELAKDKPFWYNRLKSLIQAKLGDKKGAIESAKASLAAAELAKNQDYVKMNKDSIAEWSKS